CACCATCTTTTATACCAAGGATAGGATTCATCTTAAGCATCGACCCCATTAAAGCCTGTACTTTGCCGATGCGTCCTCCTCTGGCCAAATACTCGAGGGTATCAAGTGTAATTCGGATATGTATTCGTGGGATGGTTTTTGATATCATACCGACAAGCTCGCTGAGGTTGGCTCCAGATAGAGCTCTTTTGGCTGCCTCCATAACCAATAGTCCTTGCCCCATTATACCCAGTGTAGAATCGACAATTTCCACCTGGCACTTTCTCTTCATTAGATTTACACCCTGTACCGCTGCATCATAGGTGGCGCTCAACTTTCGAGACAGAAACACGCCCAGAATTTGGCTATACTTCGCAGCCAGACCATCGAAGACTTCAGCAAAAAAACCAGGGCCAGGGGCAGAGGTAGTAGGCAACGTAGAACTATGCTCTAACTTCTGGTAAAAGTCCTCAGAGCTCAGGTCAACCCTATCTTTATAGGTCTCATGGCCAAATTGGACATGTAACGGGATTACCGTGATTTCTAAGGCTTTGACCACCTCAGGTGGTAGGTCAGACACGCTATCAGTAACAAGCTTAACCACAGCTTCCTCCTTTACTCCAAACTGCCTCTTGCTTTCACTTGTGTCGAATGCCTAGTAGTACTAGGTATTATATTCCATCTCCGCTGCTGAATACAAGAGGTTAAGAAGTAGCATTCTCCCTGTTCAGGCTCGCTTCACTATGGGATAGATGC
This Chloroflexota bacterium DNA region includes the following protein-coding sequences:
- a CDS encoding DegV family protein → MVKLVTDSVSDLPPEVVKALEITVIPLHVQFGHETYKDRVDLSSEDFYQKLEHSSTLPTTSAPGPGFFAEVFDGLAAKYSQILGVFLSRKLSATYDAAVQGVNLMKRKCQVEIVDSTLGIMGQGLLVMEAAKRALSGANLSELVGMISKTIPRIHIRITLDTLEYLARGGRIGKVQALMGSMLKMNPILGIKDGVAFPFARVRSRAKATDWLCEFASKFNKVKALAVEYGTNVAEAEALAKRIASVFPKVPIYLSNVSPVIGTHTGPNVLSVTVMEE